The Funiculus sociatus GB2-C1 genomic sequence GAATTGATATTGAGTATCCTACAACTAGCAAAAATGAGCCGCGTTACACTGAAAGCAACACCAACAAATATATTGAACGAGTTTTAACAGAAAATGTTAATTCTTATCAGTCTACCTTGAGGAGTTTTGAAAAGTATTTTCCTAACTTGATGAAAATAGAGGCTTATGGTGATGAAAACTCAAATTCTCCCTGTTATATAAACCCGTTTTTACCTGGGTTAGACTCTGTATCCCTTTATTGCCTTATTGCAGAAGTCAAGCCAAAGACATATATAGAAGTTGGTTCAGGCAATTCTACAAAATTTGCAAAAAAAGCAATTATTGACAATAGCTTAAGCACCAAATTAATCTCAATTGATCCTCAACCTAGAGCAGAGATTGATAAGCTATGCGATGAAGTTATTCGGATGCCTTTAGAAGATATCAGTTTAGATATTTTCGATAGCATTAGGGAGAATGATATAGTATTTTTTGACGGTTCACACAGATGTTTCATGAATTCTGATGTTACGGCTTTATTCTTAGATATTATGCCCAGGCTAAAGTCGGGTACTTATCTTCATATTCACGATATTTTCTGGCCACTAGATTATCCATCCGAATGGAAAGAAAGGTACTATAACGAACAATATTTATTAGGAACTTTATTGGCTAATGGATTAGTAAACTACGAGGTAATATTGCCAAATATTTATGTATCCTTGAATCCAGAGCTATTGAATATTATAGAACCTCTATGGGCATCAGATATGAAATTTAAGCATGTTGAAAGACATGGCTGTAGCTTTTGGATGTGCAAGAGATGAGAATTGCTATCATCGCTCCTAGCCCTGTCCCATTTTGTATTGGTGGTGCTGAAAACCTTTGGTGGGGGCTGTTAAACTGCATCAACCAAAATACTCCTCATCAAGCAGATTTAATTAAATTGCCAAGTCCTGAAAGGAATTTTTGGGAATTAGTGGATAGTTACAGGCAATTTTCACAATTAGATTTAAATCACTTTGATATAGTGATTTCTGGAAAATATCCGGGTTGGATGGTACAACATCCAAACCATATTTGTTATATGTTGCATCGGTTACGCGGTTTATATGATACCTATCATTTTACCGGCTACCCAGAAATATATAGTTCAAATCATCCAGAAATCATTGCTTTACAGCACTTGATGAAAGGCGAACGAGAAAATAGAGATGCTTTAAAAGAAGTTTTTGCAAAATTAGATCAACTACGTTTTAGCTCAAATTGTCCATCAGATTCGTTTCAATTCCCTGGCTCTTTAATACGACAGGTTATTCATTTTCTAGATGGCGTAGGTTTAGCACCAAGTGCTATCAAAAAGTATGCTGCAATTTCTCATAATGTAGCAAATCGCAAAAGTTATTTTCCTAAAGGTAGTATTGTAGAAGTTATTTATCCACCTTCAATTCTTAAGTCCTTTCGCAGGGGGAACAGCGATTATCTATTCACAGTTAGTCGTTTGGATAGTGCTAAACGGGTCAGCCTTTTAATCG encodes the following:
- a CDS encoding class I SAM-dependent methyltransferase, giving the protein MFRIDIEYPTTSKNEPRYTESNTNKYIERVLTENVNSYQSTLRSFEKYFPNLMKIEAYGDENSNSPCYINPFLPGLDSVSLYCLIAEVKPKTYIEVGSGNSTKFAKKAIIDNSLSTKLISIDPQPRAEIDKLCDEVIRMPLEDISLDIFDSIRENDIVFFDGSHRCFMNSDVTALFLDIMPRLKSGTYLHIHDIFWPLDYPSEWKERYYNEQYLLGTLLANGLVNYEVILPNIYVSLNPELLNIIEPLWASDMKFKHVERHGCSFWMCKR